A part of Larkinella insperata genomic DNA contains:
- a CDS encoding SDR family oxidoreductase: MNKTVVITGASSGIGKAAAKKFAAEGWNVVATMRNPEKEQELSLLKNVLVTKLDVQQPDTIATAIREGLDRFGQIDALINNAGYGQNGIFEAMTPEQIQQQFAVNVFGVMDVTRAVLPHFRHRKQGVILNISSGAGRFTLPMLSLYSASKFALEGFSEALSHELLPLNIFVKIIEPGGTETNFSNVTREGFAYNPELTDYEPFREAAGQLFANLIGQRLVTADEVAGVIYSAATDGTDTLRYAIGNDDFMGRLTARATLPDQEYINIIRQGFMRFLPTP, encoded by the coding sequence ATGAATAAAACCGTAGTAATTACCGGAGCATCTTCGGGCATTGGAAAAGCCGCAGCCAAAAAATTTGCGGCAGAAGGCTGGAACGTCGTTGCCACCATGCGAAATCCGGAAAAGGAGCAGGAACTGAGCCTGCTTAAAAACGTGCTGGTGACCAAACTGGATGTCCAGCAACCGGATACCATTGCAACGGCCATCCGGGAAGGACTCGATCGCTTTGGGCAGATCGACGCGCTGATCAACAACGCGGGCTACGGTCAGAACGGTATTTTTGAAGCCATGACGCCGGAGCAGATTCAGCAGCAGTTTGCCGTAAACGTTTTCGGCGTTATGGACGTCACGCGGGCCGTTCTGCCGCATTTCCGCCACCGAAAACAGGGAGTAATCCTGAACATCAGTTCGGGGGCGGGGCGCTTTACGCTGCCGATGCTGTCCCTGTACTCGGCTTCCAAGTTTGCACTGGAGGGGTTTTCGGAAGCGCTTTCGCACGAGTTGTTGCCGTTGAACATTTTCGTCAAGATCATCGAGCCGGGCGGTACCGAAACTAATTTTAGCAACGTAACCCGCGAAGGTTTTGCCTACAACCCGGAGCTGACCGATTATGAACCGTTTCGGGAGGCCGCCGGTCAGCTATTTGCCAACCTGATCGGGCAGCGGCTGGTGACGGCCGACGAAGTGGCGGGTGTCATTTATTCGGCGGCTACCGACGGCACCGATACCTTGCGGTATGCTATTGGTAACGACGATTTCATGGGGCGGCTGACAGCCCGGGCGACCCTGCCGGATCAGGAGTACATCAACATCATCCGGCAGGGGTTCATGCGGTTTTTACCGACCCCCTGA
- a CDS encoding MBL fold metallo-hydrolase: protein MSLFISSLNSGSNGNCYYVGNEQEAILIDAGISCRQAETRLRRLGLPIRNIKAIFISHEHSDHISGLSQLAGKYQLPVFITPQTLQNTRLVRHVFPIRSFSSHEPVQIGNLCITAFPKYHDAADPHSFTVSYQDTRVGVFTDIGVACDQLIHHFSQCHAAFLETNYDEAMLAQGRYPHFLKQRIRGGKGHLSNQQALELFRAHKPVFMSHVLLSHLSKDNNCPQLVRDLFLPHLNTTELIVASRNEETPVFRISAN from the coding sequence ATGTCACTATTTATTTCTTCCCTGAATTCGGGCAGCAACGGAAATTGCTACTACGTCGGCAATGAGCAGGAAGCCATTCTGATCGACGCGGGGATCTCCTGCCGTCAGGCCGAAACGCGACTCCGGCGGCTGGGGTTACCGATCCGGAACATAAAAGCCATCTTTATTTCCCACGAACACTCCGACCACATCAGCGGTCTTTCGCAACTGGCCGGAAAATACCAACTACCGGTTTTCATTACGCCCCAAACGCTGCAAAACACCCGACTCGTGCGGCACGTTTTCCCGATCCGGTCTTTCAGCAGCCACGAGCCCGTTCAAATTGGTAACCTTTGCATTACGGCATTCCCAAAATACCACGACGCGGCTGATCCCCACAGCTTTACGGTATCCTACCAGGACACCCGGGTGGGGGTGTTCACCGACATTGGCGTAGCCTGCGACCAGCTCATTCACCACTTCAGCCAGTGCCATGCGGCTTTTCTGGAAACCAATTACGACGAAGCAATGCTGGCCCAGGGGCGGTATCCGCATTTTCTGAAACAGCGAATCCGGGGCGGCAAAGGTCACTTGTCCAACCAGCAGGCTCTTGAGCTGTTTCGGGCGCACAAACCGGTTTTTATGAGCCACGTTCTGCTGTCACACCTGTCGAAAGACAACAACTGCCCGCAACTGGTTCGGGATCTGTTTCTGCCCCACCTCAACACCACGGAATTGATTGTGGCGTCCCGCAACGAAGAAACCCCGGTTTTCCGAATCAGCGCGAATTAG
- a CDS encoding transmembrane 220 family protein produces MRKAISIFFGLIFLLFAAFQYNDPDPQVWVPIYGAAAFVSFLALGNAVQPWFFALAGLAYVVAAIYQWPPAFEGFLLDEMGMKTINIELARESGGLGICAIAMFILAGLTRKKAYS; encoded by the coding sequence ATGCGTAAAGCAATTTCCATCTTTTTCGGGCTTATTTTTCTACTATTTGCCGCCTTTCAATACAATGATCCGGATCCGCAGGTCTGGGTTCCGATCTACGGGGCAGCGGCTTTCGTGAGTTTTCTGGCGTTGGGCAACGCGGTCCAGCCGTGGTTTTTCGCCCTAGCCGGACTGGCGTATGTCGTGGCAGCCATCTACCAGTGGCCCCCGGCTTTTGAAGGGTTTTTACTCGACGAAATGGGGATGAAGACCATCAACATTGAGCTGGCCCGCGAATCGGGCGGCTTGGGAATCTGCGCCATTGCGATGTTTATTTTGGCGGGGCTGACCCGGAAAAAAGCCTATTCGTAA
- a CDS encoding oxidoreductase — MTNVWFITGSARGLGRSLTEAVLAKGDRVAATARNPEQLKDLTTQYPDQILPLALDVTNNDQIRSAVEQTVTHFGRIDVLVNNAGFGIIGAAEAFTDEQVRSQLETNLYAPIAVTRLVLPYMRKQRSGRILQISSAGGRVGNPGISIYQAAKFGLSGFSEALAKEVAPLGIRVTAVEPGGFRTDWAGASMTYAPTIEGYETTVGARADFFKSGKFVPVGDPDKAAKAMLDLVDHPEPPVHLVMGSEAIGILKSADAARTAELEKWLPVSLSTDHEESTDFLATKEGQWYISQKK, encoded by the coding sequence ATGACAAATGTTTGGTTTATAACCGGCAGCGCCCGCGGACTCGGCCGTAGCCTGACCGAAGCCGTGCTGGCGAAAGGCGACCGGGTGGCCGCAACCGCCCGCAACCCGGAACAGTTAAAAGATCTCACCACTCAATACCCGGATCAGATTTTACCGCTGGCGCTGGACGTAACGAACAACGACCAAATCCGCTCGGCCGTTGAGCAGACCGTAACACATTTCGGGCGTATCGACGTGCTGGTGAACAACGCCGGTTTTGGGATTATCGGCGCGGCCGAAGCCTTCACCGACGAGCAGGTACGCAGCCAGTTGGAGACGAACCTGTATGCACCCATTGCCGTAACCCGACTTGTGCTGCCCTACATGCGCAAACAGCGTTCCGGCCGGATCCTCCAAATCAGTTCCGCCGGTGGACGGGTCGGAAACCCCGGTATTTCCATCTATCAGGCGGCAAAATTCGGCTTGAGCGGTTTTAGCGAAGCACTGGCCAAAGAGGTGGCTCCGCTGGGTATCCGGGTTACTGCCGTTGAACCCGGTGGATTCCGTACCGACTGGGCGGGTGCGTCCATGACGTATGCTCCCACGATCGAGGGCTACGAAACGACCGTGGGGGCGCGGGCCGACTTCTTTAAAAGTGGTAAATTTGTTCCCGTTGGTGATCCCGACAAAGCCGCCAAGGCCATGCTGGATCTGGTTGATCATCCCGAACCGCCGGTGCATCTGGTGATGGGAAGCGAAGCCATCGGTATTTTGAAAAGCGCCGATGCCGCCCGAACGGCCGAACTGGAAAAATGGTTACCAGTCAGCCTGTCTACGGATCACGAAGAATCCACTGATTTTCTGGCGACAAAAGAAGGACAGTGGTACATCAGTCAGAAGAAGTAA
- a CDS encoding ThuA domain-containing protein, with product MLVCCLAASSFWAVAQAPQKRLLVFSKTAGFRHTSIPAGQVAIMKLGKENGFAVDTTENSAKFTEDNLKRYSAVIFLSTTGDVLDDAQQAAFERYIQAGGGYVGIHAAADTEYGWPWYGKLVGGYFASHPGNPNVQEGEAYVTNKNHASMFGFPEKWKIKDEFYDFKNFNPDVNVLVKIDEKTYKEGKMGDNHPMSWYHDYDGGKVFYTNFGHPDETFTNPVYLKHLLGGIQSVAAAKLDYAKAKTMPFPEENRFNREILAEKLDEPTELVVLDNGKVLFTERKGALKMYDPKTKATKVVANLPVYTKQEYGLMGMNIDPKFKENQWLYLYYSPDAAKWKADTAQHLSRFKFDAEKGELKSETEQVLLRVTVKRDDKCCHTGGSIAWDKSGNLYLSTGDDTNPFESKGFSPSDDRPGREGYNALTTSSNTMDLRGKILRIKPLDNGTYEIPEGNLFPKGTPNTRPEIYVMGNRNPYRISVDQRTGYLYWGEVGPDAANDIEKFGPRGHDEVNQARKAGYYGWPLFVADNRAYRQFNFADSTSGPSYDPAKPINPSQRIQGLRELPPAQKAFIYYPYADSPEFGPIVGKGGRNAMGGPVYYYDDYENSSVKFPRHYDGKFFAYDWIRDWIHPVTMTKEGDFVKMETFMPSTKFSHPIDMQFHKDGSLYMLEYGQNWFAQNDDARLTHITYNAGNRKPVALASANQLVGAAPLAVRFTSKGSLDYDGDAIKYEWTFGKGLPKSTQPNPTFTYAKPGVYYPTLKVTDAAGNVSTKQLEVRVGNETPKVEVAVKGNKTFYFDNKPVEYEVKVVDKEDGALSAGKISPEDVTMTINYLEGFDKTLLAQGHQANVGFATGKRLIELSDCKACHSIDKKSIGPAYQDVAKKYAKERRTEIVNKLARKVIEGGGGVWGEQAMSAHPQLKEDEAKEMVSYVMSLADTKKADKKPLKGTYTTSAKEKDGSYLFSASYTDKGSSAIGPLTGTSTVALRSAKMKAASFDGSKDVSKYKLPSGSEIVFGAKSNSYFFFNDIDLAGIRSLTVTGSASPQYMAGGKLEVRLDSPTGTLLGSGEVKSDKMESVDIAIKAPVTGLHKLYFVYVNPNAGSKPLFALDGIQFNAETM from the coding sequence ATGCTGGTGTGTTGTCTGGCGGCTTCGTCCTTTTGGGCGGTGGCGCAGGCACCCCAGAAACGCTTATTAGTTTTCTCCAAAACCGCGGGCTTCCGCCACACTTCCATTCCCGCCGGACAGGTAGCCATCATGAAGCTGGGCAAGGAGAACGGTTTCGCAGTGGATACAACCGAAAATTCGGCCAAGTTTACCGAAGACAACCTCAAACGCTACAGTGCCGTCATCTTCCTCAGCACCACCGGCGACGTACTGGACGATGCGCAACAGGCCGCTTTTGAACGCTACATTCAGGCGGGGGGCGGTTACGTCGGTATTCACGCGGCCGCCGATACCGAATACGGCTGGCCCTGGTACGGCAAACTGGTTGGCGGCTACTTCGCCAGCCACCCCGGCAACCCCAACGTGCAGGAAGGCGAAGCGTACGTGACCAATAAAAATCACGCGTCGATGTTTGGCTTTCCCGAAAAGTGGAAGATCAAAGACGAGTTTTACGACTTTAAAAATTTCAATCCCGACGTAAACGTGCTCGTGAAAATTGACGAGAAAACGTACAAGGAAGGAAAAATGGGCGACAACCACCCGATGTCGTGGTACCACGATTACGACGGCGGTAAGGTGTTCTACACCAACTTCGGTCACCCCGACGAGACGTTTACGAACCCCGTTTACCTGAAACACCTGCTGGGCGGTATTCAGTCGGTAGCCGCTGCGAAGCTCGACTACGCCAAAGCCAAAACGATGCCGTTCCCGGAAGAAAACCGGTTTAACCGGGAAATCCTGGCCGAAAAACTGGATGAACCGACGGAACTGGTGGTGCTCGATAACGGCAAAGTCTTGTTCACCGAACGCAAAGGCGCCCTGAAGATGTATGACCCCAAAACTAAAGCCACAAAAGTGGTTGCCAACCTGCCGGTGTATACCAAGCAGGAATACGGTTTGATGGGTATGAACATCGACCCGAAATTCAAGGAAAACCAGTGGCTCTACCTGTATTACTCGCCCGACGCGGCCAAGTGGAAAGCCGATACGGCCCAGCACCTGTCGCGGTTTAAATTCGATGCCGAAAAAGGGGAATTGAAATCGGAAACCGAGCAGGTTCTGCTGCGGGTCACGGTAAAGCGCGACGACAAATGCTGCCACACCGGGGGCTCGATTGCCTGGGATAAGTCGGGCAACCTGTACCTGTCAACCGGCGACGATACCAACCCGTTCGAATCCAAAGGCTTCAGCCCCTCCGACGACCGCCCGGGCCGCGAAGGATACAACGCCCTGACGACTTCGAGCAACACGATGGATCTGCGCGGTAAAATCCTGCGCATCAAGCCGCTCGATAACGGCACGTACGAAATACCCGAAGGCAACCTGTTCCCGAAAGGAACGCCCAACACCCGGCCCGAAATCTACGTGATGGGCAACCGGAACCCGTACCGCATCTCGGTGGATCAGCGCACCGGCTACCTGTATTGGGGTGAAGTGGGACCGGATGCCGCCAACGACATTGAAAAATTCGGGCCGCGCGGTCATGACGAGGTAAATCAGGCCCGCAAAGCCGGTTATTACGGCTGGCCGCTATTCGTAGCCGACAACCGGGCGTATCGCCAGTTTAATTTTGCCGACAGCACCTCCGGTCCGTCGTACGATCCGGCCAAACCGATCAACCCCTCGCAACGGATTCAGGGTTTGCGGGAGTTGCCCCCGGCCCAGAAAGCGTTTATTTATTACCCGTACGCCGACTCGCCGGAGTTTGGCCCAATTGTGGGCAAAGGCGGCCGGAATGCGATGGGGGGGCCGGTGTATTATTACGATGATTACGAAAATAGCTCGGTGAAATTCCCACGCCATTACGACGGTAAATTCTTCGCCTACGACTGGATTCGCGACTGGATTCACCCGGTCACGATGACGAAAGAAGGCGATTTTGTGAAGATGGAAACCTTCATGCCCAGCACGAAGTTCAGCCACCCGATCGACATGCAGTTCCACAAAGACGGCTCGCTGTACATGCTGGAATATGGCCAGAACTGGTTTGCCCAGAACGACGACGCCCGGTTGACGCACATCACCTACAACGCCGGAAACCGCAAACCGGTAGCCCTGGCCAGTGCCAACCAACTGGTGGGTGCGGCTCCGCTGGCCGTTCGGTTCACGTCGAAAGGTTCGCTGGATTACGACGGCGACGCTATCAAATACGAGTGGACGTTTGGCAAAGGCTTGCCGAAAAGCACCCAGCCCAATCCGACGTTCACCTACGCCAAACCGGGCGTTTACTACCCGACGTTGAAAGTAACCGACGCGGCCGGAAACGTTTCGACCAAGCAACTCGAAGTTCGGGTCGGTAACGAAACGCCGAAAGTGGAAGTTGCCGTGAAGGGCAATAAAACCTTCTATTTCGACAACAAACCCGTTGAATACGAGGTAAAAGTAGTGGATAAAGAAGATGGCGCGCTGTCGGCGGGTAAAATCAGCCCGGAAGACGTAACCATGACAATCAACTACCTGGAAGGCTTTGACAAAACGCTGCTGGCGCAGGGCCACCAGGCCAACGTTGGTTTTGCAACCGGCAAACGCCTGATCGAACTCAGCGACTGCAAAGCCTGCCACAGCATCGACAAAAAGTCGATTGGACCGGCTTATCAGGACGTCGCCAAGAAATACGCCAAGGAACGCCGGACGGAAATCGTTAACAAACTAGCTCGGAAAGTCATTGAAGGCGGTGGCGGTGTCTGGGGGGAACAGGCCATGAGCGCCCACCCGCAGCTGAAAGAAGACGAAGCGAAAGAAATGGTAAGCTACGTCATGTCGCTGGCCGATACGAAGAAGGCCGACAAAAAACCGCTGAAAGGTACGTATACCACATCGGCCAAGGAGAAAGACGGTTCCTATCTGTTCTCGGCCAGCTACACCGACAAAGGCAGCAGCGCCATTGGTCCGCTGACGGGCACCTCAACGGTAGCTCTGCGCAGCGCGAAAATGAAAGCCGCCAGCTTCGACGGCAGCAAGGATGTATCCAAATACAAATTGCCGTCGGGCAGCGAAATCGTTTTCGGTGCCAAATCGAACAGCTATTTCTTCTTCAATGACATCGACCTGGCCGGTATCCGCAGCCTGACCGTAACGGGTTCGGCGTCCCCACAATACATGGCCGGCGGCAAGCTGGAAGTTCGGCTCGACTCGCCCACCGGAACGCTGCTGGGCTCCGGCGAAGTGAAAAGCGACAAAATGGAGTCGGTGGATATTGCCATCAAGGCTCCCGTGACGGGCTTGCACAAACTCTATTTTGTCTATGTCAATCCGAATGCCGGCAGCAAACCGTTGTTTGCACTGGACGGTATTCAGTTCAATGCCGAGACGATGTAA
- a CDS encoding tetratricopeptide repeat protein — protein MQACTSSEEKLAEGRALMQQGKFREAIQPLNDAINTDGGNFEAFNSRAVAYFELKDYENALLDYDQAIKLSPDFYKPYYNRAKLKTARGETDPALRDFSEAIRRAPDISDIYLDRGQLFANSGNLTSALSDFNQAIQLDPKNSLAYFNRGNIRFQQDEFAEALKDFTKTVELDAKFGKAFNALGVTQIMLNQRETGCLSLKQAKQLGYAEADTYITEYCQ, from the coding sequence ATGCAAGCCTGTACCTCCTCGGAAGAGAAGCTGGCGGAAGGGCGGGCGCTGATGCAGCAGGGTAAATTTCGGGAAGCCATTCAACCGCTCAATGACGCCATCAACACCGACGGCGGCAATTTCGAAGCGTTCAACAGCCGGGCCGTGGCTTATTTTGAGCTGAAAGACTACGAAAACGCCCTGCTCGATTATGATCAGGCCATCAAGCTTAGTCCGGATTTTTACAAACCGTATTACAACCGCGCCAAGCTGAAAACCGCCCGGGGCGAAACCGATCCGGCTTTGAGAGATTTTTCGGAAGCCATCCGCCGGGCTCCCGACATTTCGGATATTTACCTCGATCGCGGCCAGTTGTTTGCCAACTCGGGCAATTTAACCTCGGCACTGTCGGATTTTAACCAGGCCATTCAGCTGGATCCGAAAAACTCGCTGGCGTATTTCAACCGCGGTAACATCCGGTTTCAGCAGGACGAATTTGCCGAAGCGCTCAAAGATTTTACCAAAACCGTTGAACTGGACGCCAAATTTGGCAAAGCCTTTAACGCCTTGGGGGTCACACAAATCATGCTGAACCAGCGGGAAACCGGCTGTCTCAGCCTGAAACAGGCCAAACAGCTTGGCTACGCCGAAGCCGATACGTACATTACGGAATACTGTCAATAA
- a CDS encoding cell division ATP-binding protein FtsE encodes MFSTEPVLSLSQADIYQGGRIVLADVTFDINKGDFVFLIGRTGSGKSSLLKTLYADLWLQSGSGRVAGFALEKLKPKDVPYLRRKIGIVFQDFQLFMDRNVEENLRFVLKATGWTDQTKMRNRISDVLMQVGLGTLHKKMPHQLSGGEQQRVVVARAMLNEPMILIADEPTGNLDPAVSEQIMQVFQTINNSGTAILMATHNYDFLRKYPARTLRVEDGKVTEQGL; translated from the coding sequence ATGTTTTCTACCGAACCCGTTCTGTCACTGAGTCAGGCTGATATTTACCAGGGGGGCCGGATTGTCCTGGCTGATGTAACGTTTGATATCAACAAAGGTGATTTTGTGTTTTTGATCGGCCGGACGGGCAGTGGAAAAAGTTCTCTGCTCAAAACGCTGTACGCCGATTTGTGGCTGCAGTCCGGTTCGGGGCGCGTGGCCGGTTTTGCGCTGGAAAAGCTCAAGCCCAAGGATGTGCCGTACCTGCGCCGGAAAATCGGCATCGTCTTTCAGGACTTCCAATTATTCATGGACCGCAACGTGGAGGAAAATTTGCGGTTTGTGCTGAAAGCCACCGGCTGGACCGATCAGACGAAAATGCGAAACCGGATTTCGGATGTGCTGATGCAGGTCGGGCTGGGTACGCTGCACAAGAAAATGCCGCACCAGCTTTCGGGGGGTGAGCAACAACGCGTGGTGGTGGCCCGGGCTATGCTCAACGAACCCATGATCCTGATTGCCGACGAACCGACCGGAAACCTGGACCCGGCCGTCAGCGAACAGATCATGCAGGTGTTTCAGACCATCAACAATTCCGGCACTGCCATTTTGATGGCGACCCACAACTACGATTTTCTCCGCAAATACCCCGCCCGCACCCTCCGCGTAGAAGACGGCAAGGTAACCGAGCAGGGGCTTTAA
- a CDS encoding DUF2911 domain-containing protein, translated as MQKTALLVSLLLLSVMDAHAQSFTFRGLDKSPMDMAYYPDDYAHDRKFAPAKIGTDKAMIRITYSRPAKNGRDVFQKLAPYGKVWRVGANEAPEIKFYQDVTIGGKKIKAGIYALLAIPNETEWTIIISSDVDQWGAYSYNQALDVARVTVPVQKSDSIVENFSIQFAKKDAKTAVMYMGWDTATVALPISM; from the coding sequence ATGCAAAAAACTGCTTTACTTGTAAGCTTGCTTCTTCTTTCCGTCATGGACGCTCATGCCCAATCGTTTACGTTCCGCGGCCTTGACAAATCACCGATGGACATGGCTTACTATCCGGACGACTACGCCCACGACCGTAAATTTGCTCCCGCTAAAATTGGTACCGACAAAGCCATGATTCGGATCACCTACAGTCGTCCGGCAAAAAACGGACGGGACGTTTTCCAAAAACTTGCGCCGTACGGAAAAGTCTGGCGAGTGGGCGCAAACGAAGCCCCGGAAATCAAATTTTATCAGGACGTAACAATCGGCGGTAAAAAAATCAAGGCGGGTATCTACGCGCTGTTAGCGATTCCCAACGAAACCGAGTGGACAATCATCATCAGTTCGGATGTGGATCAGTGGGGAGCCTACAGTTACAATCAAGCCCTGGACGTGGCGCGTGTAACCGTACCGGTGCAAAAATCAGACAGCATCGTCGAGAATTTCTCGATTCAATTTGCCAAAAAAGACGCCAAAACCGCCGTGATGTACATGGGGTGGGATACAGCAACCGTCGCACTGCCAATTTCAATGTAA
- the fsa gene encoding fructose-6-phosphate aldolase, whose protein sequence is MKFFIDTANLNEIREAQDLGILDGVTTNPSLMAKESITGKDRIMQHYKAICDLVDGDVSAEVIATTYREIIAEGEELAEIDDKIVVKVPMIKEGIKAINYFSEKGIKTNCTLVFSAGQALLAAKAGATYVSPFIGRLDDVSVDGVALIEQIALIYRNYNYPTEILAASIRHPMHIIQCAEVGADVMTGPLSAIMALFNHPLTDIGLAKFLADHQKAGAK, encoded by the coding sequence ATGAAATTTTTTATTGATACGGCCAATCTAAACGAAATTCGGGAGGCTCAGGACCTGGGCATTTTAGACGGGGTTACCACCAATCCCTCGCTGATGGCGAAGGAAAGCATTACCGGTAAAGACCGGATTATGCAGCATTACAAAGCCATCTGCGACCTTGTCGACGGGGATGTCAGTGCGGAAGTAATTGCCACAACTTACCGGGAAATTATTGCCGAGGGCGAAGAACTGGCCGAGATTGACGATAAGATCGTTGTCAAAGTGCCGATGATCAAGGAAGGCATTAAGGCCATCAATTACTTTTCGGAAAAAGGCATTAAAACCAACTGCACGCTGGTTTTCTCGGCGGGGCAGGCGCTGCTGGCGGCCAAAGCCGGAGCCACCTACGTTTCGCCCTTCATCGGCCGTCTTGATGATGTTTCGGTGGATGGGGTGGCCCTGATTGAGCAAATTGCGCTGATTTACCGGAATTACAACTACCCGACCGAAATTCTGGCGGCTTCCATTCGCCACCCGATGCACATCATTCAGTGCGCCGAAGTTGGAGCCGATGTCATGACCGGTCCGTTGAGCGCCATTATGGCCCTCTTCAACCACCCGCTAACCGACATCGGTCTCGCCAAATTTCTGGCTGACCACCAAAAAGCTGGCGCAAAATAA
- a CDS encoding AlbA family DNA-binding domain-containing protein: MRYNLTELIAQGEGTRLEFKSTIHTAYRIARTLTAFSNTSGGLLIVGVTDDGRVSGVESELHEMQKIEKATDFLIDPAISISYEVVQQAGRQVLLIDVPESDEKPHYAIDERGNRTIYVRAKDKSIPTNRLMLTSSSLPDSQLLQSTNVRNLIQVLRKTDFITAKQYAQLVNISEYRANKLLQQLTEQGLLIMVDKPRPVRFSLKITE, translated from the coding sequence ATGCGTTACAACCTCACCGAATTGATTGCTCAGGGAGAGGGTACCCGACTCGAGTTTAAATCAACGATTCATACGGCATACCGGATCGCCCGAACGCTGACGGCTTTCTCCAACACGTCGGGCGGTTTACTGATTGTCGGTGTGACGGACGACGGCCGGGTATCGGGCGTTGAATCCGAACTACACGAAATGCAAAAGATTGAAAAAGCAACGGATTTTCTAATTGATCCCGCCATCTCAATTAGCTACGAAGTGGTGCAGCAAGCCGGTCGGCAGGTTCTGCTGATTGATGTTCCGGAAAGTGACGAAAAGCCGCATTACGCCATTGATGAACGTGGTAATCGCACCATATACGTCCGGGCAAAAGATAAATCCATTCCTACTAATCGGCTGATGCTGACCAGTTCCAGCTTACCAGACAGCCAGTTGCTGCAATCAACAAACGTTCGCAACCTGATTCAGGTACTTCGAAAAACCGATTTCATTACGGCCAAACAATACGCTCAGTTGGTAAACATTTCGGAATACCGGGCTAACAAATTGCTCCAGCAACTGACCGAGCAAGGCCTGCTGATCATGGTTGATAAACCCCGACCCGTACGGTTTTCGCTCAAGATAACGGAGTAG
- a CDS encoding helix-turn-helix domain-containing protein, whose protein sequence is MNEAVEVKKLPQILYSCYLARNREGEQFVPEHIFSYQIAGSIVFSDGATEQTFKEGEFRFHKRNQLIKFVKQPPGNGEFKALSVYLDQDTLRSFSMEYGYKAEKPHEIGSAILPLKPHPLLTSYMESLAPYQQPNPPTDENLIALKLREAILVLLQANPELKDVLFNFAEPGKIDLEAFMNKNFHFNVELKRFAYLTGRSLATFKRDFEKKFHLSPSRWLQQRRLQEAYYRIKEKGAAPSDVYLDLGFEDLSHFSFAFKKMYGVAPSRL, encoded by the coding sequence ATGAACGAGGCTGTCGAGGTCAAAAAACTGCCGCAGATTCTGTATTCCTGCTACCTGGCCCGGAATCGGGAAGGGGAGCAGTTTGTGCCGGAACATATTTTTAGTTATCAAATTGCCGGATCTATTGTATTCAGCGATGGCGCAACAGAGCAAACGTTTAAGGAGGGCGAATTCCGGTTTCACAAACGGAATCAGCTCATTAAATTCGTCAAACAGCCGCCCGGAAACGGCGAGTTTAAAGCGCTGTCGGTCTATCTGGATCAGGATACCCTGCGTAGTTTCAGCATGGAGTACGGCTATAAAGCCGAAAAACCGCACGAAATTGGGAGCGCCATCCTACCGTTGAAGCCGCACCCCTTGTTGACGAGTTACATGGAATCCCTTGCTCCCTACCAGCAACCCAATCCGCCCACCGACGAAAATTTGATCGCTCTCAAATTGCGGGAAGCAATCCTGGTGTTGTTGCAGGCCAATCCGGAGCTGAAAGATGTGCTGTTCAATTTTGCCGAGCCGGGTAAAATCGACCTGGAAGCGTTCATGAACAAAAACTTTCACTTTAACGTGGAGCTAAAGCGGTTTGCTTACCTGACGGGCCGCAGCCTGGCCACGTTCAAGCGGGATTTTGAAAAGAAATTTCACCTTTCGCCCAGCCGCTGGTTGCAGCAGCGCCGGTTGCAGGAGGCCTACTACCGCATCAAGGAAAAAGGGGCTGCCCCCTCGGACGTTTACCTCGATCTGGGTTTTGAAGACCTGTCGCACTTTTCGTTTGCTTTCAAAAAGATGTACGGCGTCGCTCCGTCCAGGCTCTAG